Proteins co-encoded in one Stomoxys calcitrans chromosome 5, idStoCalc2.1, whole genome shotgun sequence genomic window:
- the LOC106091293 gene encoding trypsin 5G1: protein MRFFFAIAVLFVASCSAANVRGKPRLDGRIVGGYETDIKKVPFQVSLQAGWHFCGGSLIAKRFVLTAAHCTDGASEFNPNFKVRVGSSYSEKGGLLLKVNRIHQHHQYSASVVDYDFSILELEDYDTSALGFELQYAKLPTADDVADGTLVTVSGWGNTKNPNESSDVLRAVQVPKVNQKVCQEAYTNFGGVTDRMICAGYTQGGKDSCQGDSGGPMALDGTLVGVVSWGFGCAEPNYPGVYARVASVLPWIAEKTGLSL from the coding sequence ATGAGGTTTTTCTTCGCTATTGCTGTCCTTTTTGTGGCTAGCTGCTCTGCTGCCAACGTACGTGGTAAGCCCCGTTTGGATGGTCGCATCGTAGGCGGCTATGAAACCGACATCAAGAAGGTTCCCTTCCAAGTGTCCCTGCAAGCAGGATGGCACTTCTGCGGAGGTTCCCTCATTGCCAAGCGCTTTGTTCTTACTGCTGCTCACTGCACTGATGGCGCCTCAGAGTTCAATCCCAACTTCAAGGTACGCGTTGGCTCCTCCTATTCCGAAAAGGGGGGTTTGCTCCTCAAGGTTAATCGCATCCATCAACACCACCAATACAGTGCCAGTGTTGTGGACTATGATTTCTCCATTTTGGAATTGGAGGATTACGACACCAGTGCCTTGGGCTTCGAACTCCAATATGCCAAATTGCCCACCGCCGATGATGTTGCCGATGGCACCCTTGTAACCGTTTCTGGCTGGGGTAATACCAAGAACCCCAACGAAAGTAGCGATGTCTTGAGAGCTGTCCAAGTCCCCAAAGTAAACCAAAAGGTATGCCAAGAGGCCTATACTAATTTCGGAGGCGTTACCGATCGCATGATCTGTGCCGGCTATACTCAAGGTGGCAAGGACTCTTGCCAAGGTGATTCTGGTGGCCCAATGGCTCTTGATGGCACTCTCGTCGGTGTAGTGTCTTGGGGCTTTGGATGTGCTGAACCCAACTATCCCGGAGTCTACGCTCGCGTCGCATCCGTATTGCCCTGGATTGCTGAGAAGACTGGCCTTAGCTTGTAA
- the LOC106091301 gene encoding trypsin 5G1 gives MRLTINIVAVIAIASGCLSASSDDRIVGGFEIDIRDIPFQVSLQGGWNFCGGSLISKRYVLTAAHCTEHHSQEYPHFKVRIGSNHSQKEGLLLQPIRIYQHLQYNRKTKDYDFSILELEDYDSSELFFEIQYAKLPANDDVLAEGTLLTVSGWGNTKNPHERTDVLRAARVPKVNEDACKKTYNEHGVVTGRMLCAGYPQGGKDSCQGDSGGPLSLDGTLVGVVSWGFGCAEPMYPGVYARVASVVPWIAETAGLSL, from the coding sequence ATGCGTTTAACTATCAACATTGTTGCTGTGATTGCCATTGCGTCTGGTTGTCTGTCCGCCTCCTCGGACGATCGCATTGTGGGTGGTTTTGAAATCGATATCAGAGACATTCCCTTTCAAGTGTCCCTGCAAGGTGGCTGGAATTTTTGTGGAGGTTCTTTAATATCAAAACGCTACGTTCTAACCGCCGCTCACTGCACTGAACATCACTCGCAAGAATACCCACATTTTAAAGTGCGCATAGGCTCAAATCATTCACAAAAGGAAGGTCTACTTCTGCAACCAATTCGCATTTATCAACATCTTCAATACAATCGCAAAACCAAGGATTATGACTTCTCAATACTCGAACTAGAAGACTATGACAGCAGTGAActgttttttgaaattcaatatGCCAAATTACCCGCCAACGATGATGTGCTGGCCGAGGGTACTCTTCTCACCGTTTCCGGCTGGGGTAATACCAAAAATCCCCATGAAAGAACCGATGTTCTAAGGGCTGCCCGTGTGCCCAAAGTCAATGAAGATGCCTGTAAGAAAACCTACAATGAGCATGGTGTGGTAACTGGTCGCATGTTGTGTGCCGGTTATCCTCAAGGTGGCAAAGATTCCTGCCAAGGTGATTCCGGAGGTCCCTTGTCTCTCGATGGTACTCTGGTGGGTGTGGTCTCTTGGGGTTTTGGTTGTGCGGAGCCCATGTATCCAGGGGTATATGCTCGTGTAGCATCCGTAGTGCCATGGATTGCTGAAACTGCTGGCCTTAGTTTGTAG
- the LOC106091297 gene encoding trypsin eta: MFKFSVFLILVAAAEYTWAASLSEGRIVGGRDVSIARHPYQISLRYKSCDVCIFMHTCGGVIYNEHVILTAAHCVYKREERSFVVVAGSDYRAGGDGFIGLVDKIVIHENYNPALTDNDLALVFLSTPLAFNVSNTIKPAELTEQEPKAGSKAFVSGWGTTSEGGANSLKLQEAEVNIVDRNDCEEAYGFERITENMLCAGTVTGGRDACQNDSGGPLVSADNKLVGIISWGRGCARPEYPGVYANIAYFRSWIENTVKLSS, encoded by the coding sequence ATGTTTAAGTTTTCGGTATTTCTAATTCTAGTTGCCGCCGCCGAGTACACTTGGGCAGCCTCCCTTAGCGAGGGTCGAATTGTGGGAGGCCGAGATGTGTCCATAGCCAGACATCCTTATCAAATATCCTTGCGCTATAAGTCATGCGATGTGTGTATCTTCATGCACACCTGCGGTGGAGTCATTTACAATGAACATGTCATTCTTACCGCGGCCCATTGTGTCTACAAACGTGAAGAGCGCTCCTTTGTTGTTGTGGCTGGTAGTGATTATCGTGCGGGAGGAGATGGTTTTATTGGTCTGGTCGACAAAATTGTCATTCATGAGAACTATAATCCTGCCTTGACTGATAACGATTTGGCGCTGGTATTTTTGTCCACTCCATTGGCTTTTAATGTATCAAACACCATAAAACCAGCGGAATTGACCGAACAAGAACCCAAGGCTGGCTCTAAAGCCTTTGTCAGTGGTTGGGGTACAACTTCAGAGGGTGGAGCAAATTCTTTGAAACTTCAAGAGGCTGAGGTGAATATCGTAGATCGCAATGATTGCGAAGAGGCCTATGGATTTGAACGCATAACTGAAAATATGTTGTGTGCTGGAACTGTAACTGGTGGACGTGATGCTTGTCAAAATGATTCGGGTGGTCCCTTGGTGAGTGCCGATAACAAATTAGTTGGCATTATTTCCTGGGGCAGAGGTTGTGCTCGTCCCGAATATCCAGGTGTTTATGCTAATATTGCATATTTTAGAAGTTGGATTGAAAATACAGTTAAGCTAAGTTCTTAA
- the LOC131997785 gene encoding trypsin 5G1-like has protein sequence MRFFFAIAVLFVASCSAANLRSKPRLDGRIVGGYETDIKKVPFQVSLQAGWHFCGGSLIAKRFVLTAAHCTDGDPEFNPNFKVRVGSSYSEKGGLLLKVNRIHQHHQYSASVVDYDFSILELEDYDTSALGFELQYAKLPTADDVADGTLVTVSGWGNTKNPNESSDVLRAVQVPKVNQKVCQEAYTNFGDVTDRMICAGYTQGGKDSCQGDSGGPMALDGTLVGVVSWGFGCAEPNYPGVYARVASVLPWIAEKTGLSL, from the coding sequence ATGAGGTTTTTCTTCGCTATTGCTGTCCTTTTTGTGGCTAGCTGCTCTGCTGCCAACCTACGTAGCAAGCCCCGTTTGGATGGTCGTATCGTAGGCGGCTATGAGACCGACATCAAGAAGGTTCCCTTCCAAGTGTCCCTGCAAGCAGGATGGCACTTCTGCGGAGGTTCCCTCATTGCCAAGCGCTTCGTTCTTACTGCTGCTCACTGCACTGATGGCGATCCAGAGTTCAATCCCAACTTCAAGGTACGCGTTGGCTCCTCCTATTCCGAAAAGGGGGGCTTGCTCCTCAAGGTTAATCGCATCCATCAACACCATCAATACAGTGCCAGTGTTGTGGACTATGATTTCTCCATTTTGGAATTGGAGGATTACGACACCAGTGCCTTGGGCTTTGAACTCCAGTATGCCAAATTGCCCACCGCCGATGATGTTGCCGATGGCACCCTTGTTACCGTTTCTGGCTGGGGTAATACCAAGAACCCCAACGAAAGTAGCGATGTCTTGAGAGCTGTCCAAGTCCCCAAAGTAAACCAAAAGGTATGCCAAGAGGCCTATACTAATTTCGGAGACGTTACCGATCGCATGATCTGTGCCGGCTATACTCAAGGTGGCAAGGACTCTTGCCAAGGTGATTCTGGTGGCCCAATGGCTCTTGATGGCACTCTCGTCGGTGTAGTGTCTTGGGGCTTTGGATGTGCTGAACCCAACTATCCCGGAGTCTACGCTCGCGTCGCATCCGTATTGCCCTGGATTGCTGAGAAGACTGGCCTTAGCTTGTAA